CGTGTGGGCAAGGAAGAAACGAATAGAAAATGTTGCCTAGAGCCGTTTGACGTAGCGGTTCTTGTCATCGACCAATATGGAGATTGGCTCCACTGGGACATCGGTGTACTCGAACGCCATGATAATGATCTTGTCACCCTTGTTCACCAGCTTGGCCGCAGCCCCGTTCACCATGATCTGGCCTGATCCTGCCTTGCCTTCTACCGCATATGTCTCGAAACGGGCTGCATTGTCAATGTCCGATATTAGGACCTTCTCTCCTGGCCATATGTCAGCCGCCCGTAACAGGTCCTGATCGATGACGATACTACCGATGTACTCGATGTTCGTCTCAGTGACCGTGGCGCGGTGGATCTTCCCCCGCATTAGGCAACGCATGTAACTAAGCAATCAAACCTCCCTCAAGAATCTTTCCCTGGGACATCCCATCTTAGGGACGCATATTTTTTTAATGCAGTTGGTTGACAACCGATCACCCGATCTCGACTGATATCAGACCGTAATTACGATTTTGACTGAGGTTGCCTTCATAACGTTGTATCGAAGCAAAATTTATTGATTAAGAAGCGTAGATTCCCCCTAGGTCCGAATATGCCCAATCCAACTGCCTTTTTCTACAGCGATGGCATGCTCAAGTATCAGTTCGGACCAGATCATCCTTCACAGCCGATCAGATATCGTTTGATCAAGGACACGTTGGAAGGAATGGGCGTTTTCGGAGAGAACCTGGTGAAGATAGAGCCGCAGCCAGCTGACGTCGGTCAGATCGAACGAGTCCATACTCCGGAGTATATCGAAAGGATCCGGGCAGCATGCAGCCGTGGACAGGCCTATCTTGATGATGGAGACACCCCAGCCACTCAATCGCTGTACGAAGGGGCGCTGGCCTGCGTGGGTGGGACGCTCGACGCTACCAGAGCGGTAGCGGAAGGACGATACGAGCATGCCATGAACCCGTCCGGAGGATTCCACCACGCCCGGCCGGATGGGGCGGCCGGTTTCTCGGTGTTCAACGATGTGGCGATCGCTGTTAGGATGCTGCAGCAGGACTATGGCTTCAAAAGGATCGCCATCGTGGACACCGATGGTCATCACGGCGATGGAACCCAGTCTATCTTCTATGAGGAGAAGGTCCTTACCATCTCATTCCACCGTTACGGAAACGGCTTCTTTCCGTCCACCGGCTCAATCAAGGAGATAGGAAAAGGAGAGGGTTGCGGTTATTGCATCAACGTACCATTGCCTTGTGGCACTCAGGATGAAGTATACGTC
The DNA window shown above is from Methanomassiliicoccales archaeon and carries:
- the panD gene encoding aspartate 1-decarboxylase, with protein sequence MRCLMRGKIHRATVTETNIEYIGSIVIDQDLLRAADIWPGEKVLISDIDNAARFETYAVEGKAGSGQIMVNGAAAKLVNKGDKIIIMAFEYTDVPVEPISILVDDKNRYVKRL